The following proteins are co-located in the Amphiprion ocellaris isolate individual 3 ecotype Okinawa chromosome 7, ASM2253959v1, whole genome shotgun sequence genome:
- the linc.pou2af1 gene encoding colorectal cancer associated 2 isoform X2, producing MSEKQRVYQGVRVKTTVKELLQRHRAREASSKKLKTISQACLELQELCASAFPSRHVDPPSVIPPADSSCGARAVQLRAAVFPESSCSIQMQDGSFNDIQQQFGDVMLPGNGYGGNNNNNPSGGISYSSSLPPPTASPLPWSHGLSSDADFYGHGMAPCSSPESLAFCNPMDHNSYSPQDSFSSSSSSCYDSPTRMESSFRGFTSELYHYQHCTPQDCYCLPHCWPAPQESFPAPEYAPYYNPTDLPYVCPVEENYFRRDLPVSSEMCYNVL from the exons ATGTCTG agaagcagagagTGTACCAGGGCGTCCGAGTGAAGACCACAGTCAAAGAGCTGCTGCAGAGGCACAGAGCCCGAGAGGCCAGCAGCAAGAAACTGAAAACG ATATCCCAGGCTTGCTTGGAACTCCAGGAGCTGTGCGCCTCCGCATTCCCAA GTCGTCATGTGGATCCTCCCTCCGTCATCCCTCCAGCTGACTCCAGCTGCGGAGCGCGAGCCGTCCAGCTGCGCGCCGCCGTGTTCCCTGAGAGCTCGTGCAGCATCCAGATGCAGGACGGCAGCTTTAACGACATCCAGCAGCAGTTTGGGGACGTGATGTTGCCCGGCAACGGCTACGGGggcaataacaacaacaaccccAGCGGAGGCATCAGCTACAGCTCCTCCCTGCCGCCCCCCACCGCCTCCCCGCTGCCCTGGAGCCACGGACTGTCCTCAGATGCGGACTTCTACGGCCACGGGATG GCTCCCTGCTCCTCACCGGAGTCTCTGGCGTTCTGCAACCCCATGGATCACAACAGCTACTCCCCACAGGACtcgttctcctcctcctcttcctcctgctacgACTCGCCCACCAGGATGGAGTCCAGCTTCCGCGGCTTCACCTCGGAGCTCTACCACTACCAGCACTGTACCCCCCAGGACTGTTACTGTCTGCCCCACTGCTGGCCAGCCCCGCAGGAGAGCTTCCCTGCCCCAGAATATGCACCTTACTACAACCCCACAGACCTTCCATACGTCTGTCCTGTGGAGGAGAATTACTTTAGGAGGGATCTCCCAGTGAGCTCTGAGATGTGTTACAATGTTCTATGA
- the linc.pou2af1 gene encoding colorectal cancer associated 2 isoform X1 — protein MSAEKQRVYQGVRVKTTVKELLQRHRAREASSKKLKTISQACLELQELCASAFPSRHVDPPSVIPPADSSCGARAVQLRAAVFPESSCSIQMQDGSFNDIQQQFGDVMLPGNGYGGNNNNNPSGGISYSSSLPPPTASPLPWSHGLSSDADFYGHGMAPCSSPESLAFCNPMDHNSYSPQDSFSSSSSSCYDSPTRMESSFRGFTSELYHYQHCTPQDCYCLPHCWPAPQESFPAPEYAPYYNPTDLPYVCPVEENYFRRDLPVSSEMCYNVL, from the exons ATGTCTG cagagaagcagagagTGTACCAGGGCGTCCGAGTGAAGACCACAGTCAAAGAGCTGCTGCAGAGGCACAGAGCCCGAGAGGCCAGCAGCAAGAAACTGAAAACG ATATCCCAGGCTTGCTTGGAACTCCAGGAGCTGTGCGCCTCCGCATTCCCAA GTCGTCATGTGGATCCTCCCTCCGTCATCCCTCCAGCTGACTCCAGCTGCGGAGCGCGAGCCGTCCAGCTGCGCGCCGCCGTGTTCCCTGAGAGCTCGTGCAGCATCCAGATGCAGGACGGCAGCTTTAACGACATCCAGCAGCAGTTTGGGGACGTGATGTTGCCCGGCAACGGCTACGGGggcaataacaacaacaaccccAGCGGAGGCATCAGCTACAGCTCCTCCCTGCCGCCCCCCACCGCCTCCCCGCTGCCCTGGAGCCACGGACTGTCCTCAGATGCGGACTTCTACGGCCACGGGATG GCTCCCTGCTCCTCACCGGAGTCTCTGGCGTTCTGCAACCCCATGGATCACAACAGCTACTCCCCACAGGACtcgttctcctcctcctcttcctcctgctacgACTCGCCCACCAGGATGGAGTCCAGCTTCCGCGGCTTCACCTCGGAGCTCTACCACTACCAGCACTGTACCCCCCAGGACTGTTACTGTCTGCCCCACTGCTGGCCAGCCCCGCAGGAGAGCTTCCCTGCCCCAGAATATGCACCTTACTACAACCCCACAGACCTTCCATACGTCTGTCCTGTGGAGGAGAATTACTTTAGGAGGGATCTCCCAGTGAGCTCTGAGATGTGTTACAATGTTCTATGA